From Vitis vinifera cultivar Pinot Noir 40024 chromosome 14, ASM3070453v1, a single genomic window includes:
- the LOC100260329 gene encoding pectinesterase inhibitor-like translates to MACPGIHISSMLMVFLLLINGSFSRPSVKIANNELTEICSTTQDPSFCVQALKSDPRTANADLKGLAQISIDLAKASATKTTTLITSLVEKANDPKLKGRYETCAENYDDSISSLDDCTQSVSSRDYVSLNFQASAAMDGPVTCLDSFEGPPKDPSELPTKSEDLIHLCSIILAISKRLIG, encoded by the coding sequence atggCGTGTCCTGGCATCCACATATCCTCCATGCTAATGGTGTTTTTGTTGTTGATTAATGGCTCCTTCAGCAGGCCAAGCGTGAAGATCGCAAACAATGAGTTGACTGAGATTTGTTCCACAACTCAAGATCCTTCGTTTTGTGTTCAAGCTTTGAAGTCTGATCCTCGCACTGCCAACGCTGACCTCAAAGGCCTGGCCCAAATCTCTATCGACTTGGCCAAGGCCAGTGCTACAAAAACCACTACTTTGATCACCTCTCTGGTGGAAAAAGCCAATGATCCTAAGCTTAAAGGACGCTATGAAACGTGTGCAGAAAACTATGATGATTCCATAAGTTCATTGGATGATTGTACTCAATCTGTGTCTTCTAGAGACTATGTTAGTTTGAATTTTCAAGCGTCTGCTGCCATGGATGGACCTGTGACATGCTTAGATAGCTTTGAAGGACCACCAAAGGACCCATCTGAACTGCCTACCAAGTCTGAAGATTTAATACATCTTTGTAGCATCATTTTGGCTATCTCTAAGCGTTTGATAGGATAA